Proteins from a single region of Salinibacter grassmerensis:
- the ileS gene encoding isoleucine--tRNA ligase: protein MAQFDTPDQLSLPDLEEDVLDWWQDQDIFERSIEEREGQPTFTFYEGPPTANGTPGIHHVLARSIKDIFCRYKTMQGYQVDRKAGWDTHGLPVEIEVEDELDLETRAEVEEYGIEKYNAACRESVLEYKDLWDKLTQRMGYWVDLDDPYVTFETDYIESVWWLLKQIEEEDLLYKGHKIQWYSPGSHTVLSSHEVSLGYEETQDPSVYVRFPVAEEENTYFLAWTTTPWTLISNTALAVGPDLTYVKIHHEDPHQGVETLILAEALVDEVINEDYTIEETYSGDELIGQRYEPPYDYFTDRAEPGEEAWYVLGADIVSTEEGTGVVHMAPAFGEEDHAVAQDEGLPLFNPIDKDGEFTDEAPLVAGTWFKDADKAITDDLKARGRLYKHETYLHNYPHDWRKGTPLMSYPVESWFIETTKLKDRMVELNDTINWQPEAIGEGRFGEWLENNVDWALSRRRYWGTPLPVWESDKEDSTHYEVIGSVEELREKCGDQLPEDDEDIDLHRPFVDDLTWEGPDGGTMRRVPDLIDVWFDSGAMPYAQWHYPFENEDDFEANFPADFIAEGVDQTRGWFYSLHAIATVVFDEVAYENVVVNGLVLDEDGNKMSKSKGNTVEPFRVIDDYGADVARWFMMSNAPPWESIRFSERGLRDLRRTFFGTLENVYRFFATYANIDGFAYERDRMPVEERPELDQWIISRLHTTTQTVEAALDEYDPTTAARAVEDFVEELSNWHLRRSRPRFWASKKSEQNGQAGQGGTVAAAKKEAAYQTIYECLEATAKLMSPIAPFFGEWLYRTLSDVTGGEADSVHLAFFPEVREEERNEALERRMGLARSIASSTLSLRNQAEINVRQPLPRLLVVTGTGVPESEVEQVRDVILDEVNVKDIEYVEHSSEVVSRSAKPDFSRLGPRLGDLVKGVNQKVRQLDDETIDEYVETGALTLTVDGEKVELGPDDLIIQSEGIEGWLVEQEGDVTVALDTEITPELRAEGLAREGVKRIQDLRKEAAFEVTDRIVVAYDGSSQIADAVAEYADWIRNETLALELQPSNEPTGEAVETFEVGDERLTIGVRRVEADETLNA from the coding sequence ATGGCGCAGTTCGACACGCCCGACCAACTTTCGCTCCCCGACCTCGAAGAGGACGTCCTCGACTGGTGGCAGGACCAGGACATCTTCGAGCGCAGCATCGAAGAGCGAGAGGGCCAGCCGACGTTCACGTTCTATGAGGGTCCACCCACGGCCAACGGCACGCCCGGCATCCACCACGTCCTGGCCCGGTCCATCAAAGACATCTTCTGCCGCTACAAGACGATGCAGGGCTACCAGGTGGACCGCAAGGCCGGCTGGGACACCCACGGCCTGCCCGTCGAGATTGAGGTGGAGGACGAGCTGGACTTGGAGACGCGGGCGGAGGTTGAAGAGTACGGCATCGAGAAGTACAACGCGGCCTGTCGCGAGAGCGTTCTGGAATATAAGGACCTCTGGGACAAACTAACCCAGCGGATGGGGTACTGGGTGGACCTGGACGACCCGTACGTCACGTTCGAGACGGACTACATCGAGTCGGTCTGGTGGCTCCTCAAGCAGATCGAGGAGGAGGACCTGCTCTACAAGGGCCACAAGATTCAGTGGTACAGCCCCGGCTCCCACACCGTGCTGTCGTCGCACGAGGTGAGCCTCGGCTACGAAGAGACGCAGGACCCGAGCGTCTACGTTCGCTTCCCGGTCGCGGAGGAGGAAAACACCTACTTTCTGGCGTGGACGACGACGCCGTGGACGCTCATCTCGAACACGGCGCTCGCGGTGGGGCCGGACCTTACCTACGTCAAGATCCACCACGAGGACCCGCACCAGGGGGTCGAGACGCTGATTCTGGCGGAGGCGCTGGTGGACGAGGTCATCAACGAGGACTACACGATCGAAGAGACGTACTCCGGCGACGAGCTCATCGGGCAGCGGTACGAGCCGCCCTACGACTACTTTACCGACCGGGCGGAGCCGGGCGAAGAGGCCTGGTACGTGCTCGGGGCCGACATCGTCTCGACGGAGGAGGGCACGGGTGTGGTGCACATGGCCCCGGCCTTCGGGGAGGAAGACCACGCGGTGGCGCAGGACGAAGGGCTGCCGCTCTTCAACCCGATCGACAAGGACGGCGAGTTTACCGACGAGGCCCCCCTCGTGGCGGGCACGTGGTTCAAGGACGCCGACAAGGCGATCACCGACGACCTCAAGGCCCGTGGCCGCCTCTACAAGCACGAGACGTACCTCCACAACTACCCGCACGACTGGCGCAAGGGCACGCCCCTGATGAGCTACCCGGTCGAGAGCTGGTTCATCGAGACCACGAAGCTCAAGGACCGGATGGTGGAGCTCAACGACACGATCAACTGGCAGCCCGAGGCCATCGGCGAGGGGCGCTTCGGCGAGTGGCTGGAGAACAACGTCGACTGGGCGCTCAGCCGCCGCCGCTACTGGGGCACGCCGCTGCCGGTGTGGGAGAGTGACAAGGAGGACTCCACCCACTACGAGGTCATCGGCTCCGTCGAGGAGCTGCGCGAGAAGTGCGGCGATCAGTTGCCCGAAGATGACGAGGACATCGACTTGCACCGCCCCTTCGTGGACGATCTTACCTGGGAGGGCCCCGACGGCGGCACCATGCGCCGCGTGCCCGACCTCATCGACGTCTGGTTCGACTCCGGCGCGATGCCCTACGCGCAATGGCACTACCCCTTCGAGAACGAGGACGACTTCGAGGCCAACTTCCCGGCCGACTTCATCGCCGAGGGCGTCGACCAGACGCGCGGCTGGTTCTACTCGCTGCACGCCATCGCCACGGTTGTCTTCGACGAGGTCGCCTACGAAAACGTCGTGGTCAACGGGCTGGTGCTCGACGAGGACGGCAACAAGATGTCGAAGTCGAAGGGCAACACCGTCGAGCCCTTCCGGGTCATCGACGACTACGGGGCCGACGTGGCGCGCTGGTTCATGATGAGCAACGCGCCCCCATGGGAGAGCATCCGCTTCAGTGAGCGCGGCCTGCGAGACCTCCGCCGCACGTTCTTCGGCACCCTGGAAAATGTCTACCGCTTCTTCGCGACCTACGCCAACATCGACGGGTTTGCCTACGAGCGCGACCGGATGCCGGTGGAGGAGCGCCCGGAGCTGGACCAGTGGATCATCAGCCGCCTGCACACCACGACGCAGACGGTAGAGGCGGCGCTCGACGAGTACGACCCGACCACGGCGGCCCGGGCGGTCGAGGACTTCGTGGAGGAGCTTTCGAACTGGCACCTGCGGCGCTCGCGGCCCCGGTTTTGGGCGTCGAAGAAAAGTGAGCAGAACGGCCAGGCCGGACAGGGCGGCACGGTCGCTGCGGCGAAGAAGGAGGCGGCGTACCAGACGATCTACGAGTGCCTGGAGGCCACGGCGAAGCTGATGAGCCCCATCGCGCCCTTCTTCGGCGAGTGGCTTTACCGCACGCTCAGCGACGTCACCGGCGGCGAGGCCGACTCGGTGCACCTGGCCTTCTTCCCCGAGGTCCGCGAGGAGGAGCGCAACGAGGCCCTGGAGCGCCGCATGGGCCTGGCCCGCTCCATCGCGTCCAGCACGCTCTCGCTCCGCAACCAGGCCGAGATCAACGTGCGCCAGCCGCTGCCACGCCTTCTCGTGGTCACCGGCACCGGCGTGCCAGAATCGGAAGTGGAGCAGGTTCGGGACGTGATCCTCGACGAGGTGAACGTCAAGGACATCGAGTACGTGGAGCACAGCAGCGAGGTCGTGAGCCGCTCCGCGAAGCCCGACTTCAGCCGCCTGGGCCCGCGCCTCGGCGACCTGGTGAAGGGCGTGAATCAGAAGGTGCGTCAACTCGACGACGAGACGATCGACGAGTACGTGGAGACCGGAGCGCTTACGCTAACGGTCGACGGGGAGAAGGTCGAGCTCGGCCCCGACGACCTTATCATTCAGAGCGAGGGCATTGAGGGATGGCTCGTGGAGCAGGAGGGGGATGTGACTGTGGCCCTCGACACCGAAATTACGCCGGAGCTCCGGGCCGAAGGGCTTGCCCGGGAAGGCGTCAAGCGGATTCAGGACCTTCGCAAAGAGGCGGCCTTTGAGGTCACGGATCGCATCGTGGTCGCCTACGACGGCTCGTCCCAGATCGCCGACGCCGTGGCCGAGTACGCGGACTGGATCCGGAACGAGACCCTAGCCCTGGAGTTGCAGCCGTCCAATGAGCCAACGGGGGAGGCGGTCGAGACCTTTGAGGTCGGCGATGAGCGGCTCACGATCGGGGTCCGCCGCGTTGAGGCCGACGAAACGCTGAATGCATAG
- a CDS encoding TraR/DksA family transcriptional regulator, which translates to MANDDTQPEGDAPDAPLHAQSDTDEDGEERKTPFSDEELEHFRGLILQRREEAKSEIEQMRKQVDQAKEQSDDNTAYGIHMADAGTDAMEREKLHLMIARQQKYVGYLDRALERIENKTYGVCRVTGEPIAKERLEAVPHTEISIEAKRKENAEGGAA; encoded by the coding sequence ATGGCGAACGACGATACACAGCCCGAGGGGGACGCGCCCGATGCCCCGCTTCATGCACAGTCGGACACGGACGAGGACGGAGAGGAGCGCAAAACGCCCTTCTCCGACGAGGAGCTGGAGCACTTCCGTGGGCTGATCCTCCAGCGCCGTGAGGAGGCCAAGTCCGAGATCGAACAGATGCGAAAGCAGGTCGACCAGGCCAAAGAGCAGTCCGACGACAACACCGCCTACGGCATCCACATGGCCGATGCGGGGACCGATGCCATGGAGCGGGAGAAGCTCCACCTCATGATTGCCCGCCAGCAGAAGTACGTCGGCTACCTCGACCGCGCCCTCGAGCGGATTGAGAACAAGACCTATGGTGTCTGCCGCGTGACGGGCGAGCCCATCGCGAAGGAACGGCTGGAGGCCGTACCCCACACTGAGATCTCCATCGAGGCGAAGCGCAAGGAGAATGCCGAGGGGGGCGCGGCGTAG
- the ruvA gene encoding Holliday junction branch migration protein RuvA, with protein sequence MIDYVSGTLVDKTPESALVDVNGLGYRVHVPTSTYKRLPDTDEEVTLHTYHYLREDDESLYGFATKAERTVFETMTGVSRVGPKLALSALSSMSPTELRDHVMEGDKSRLTQISGVGKKTADRLIVELRDRLADLDVLEDTSPLSGGSDARAEARADALEALTELGISKADAERSIRQVLRDNAGIQSADELVQRALKADQE encoded by the coding sequence ATGATCGACTACGTCTCTGGCACACTCGTCGACAAGACGCCGGAGTCGGCCCTCGTGGACGTGAATGGGCTTGGCTACCGGGTGCACGTTCCCACCTCCACCTACAAGCGTCTGCCGGACACCGACGAGGAGGTGACCCTCCACACGTACCACTACCTCCGGGAAGACGATGAGTCGCTGTACGGCTTCGCCACCAAGGCGGAGCGGACCGTCTTCGAAACGATGACCGGCGTGTCGCGCGTGGGGCCGAAGCTGGCGCTGTCGGCCCTCTCGTCGATGAGCCCGACCGAGCTGCGCGACCATGTCATGGAGGGGGACAAGAGCCGCCTGACACAGATTTCGGGGGTCGGGAAGAAGACGGCCGACCGCCTCATCGTCGAGCTCCGCGACCGCCTCGCGGACCTGGACGTGCTGGAAGACACGTCGCCCCTCAGTGGCGGGTCGGATGCCCGGGCGGAGGCCCGAGCCGACGCCCTGGAGGCCCTCACCGAGCTGGGGATTAGCAAGGCCGACGCCGAACGGTCCATCCGTCAGGTGCTGCGCGACAACGCCGGCATCCAGTCGGCCGACGAGCTGGTCCAGCGGGCCCTGAAGGCGGACCAAGAATAA
- a CDS encoding ribose-phosphate diphosphokinase yields the protein MSDDLRLFALSESQGFGEAIASALDTELDVHHEQTFTDGEHEVRPEVNVRGRDVFVVQSLYADDTWSVNDKLCRLLFMLGALRDASAERVTAVIPYLCYQRKDRKTRPRGPVTTRYVAGMFEAVEVDRVLTMDVHNLAALQNAFQARTEHLLGHPLFVHRLADVIGDDEMAVVSPDEGGVKRAGKFAEGLGAVLNCEVPTAFVEKTRKDEGVTGGTLVGSVEGRTAIVVDDMVSTAGTMTQAIQSCAEEGAESVYAAATHGLFVGEANERLETTPLDALFVTNTVAPRLTGAAAERLQICNAAPRFAAAIQAVHTETSVSALNEV from the coding sequence ATGTCCGACGACCTTCGCCTTTTTGCGCTCTCCGAGAGTCAGGGCTTTGGCGAGGCGATCGCCTCGGCGCTCGACACGGAGCTCGATGTCCACCACGAACAGACCTTCACGGACGGGGAGCACGAGGTGCGCCCGGAGGTGAACGTGCGGGGCCGCGACGTTTTCGTCGTTCAGTCCCTCTACGCGGACGACACGTGGAGCGTAAACGACAAGCTGTGCCGGTTGCTCTTCATGCTCGGGGCCCTGCGCGACGCCTCGGCCGAGCGCGTGACGGCGGTGATCCCCTATCTCTGCTACCAGCGCAAGGACCGCAAGACGCGTCCCCGTGGACCGGTCACCACCCGCTACGTGGCGGGCATGTTCGAGGCGGTGGAGGTCGACCGCGTCCTGACGATGGACGTGCACAACCTTGCGGCCCTCCAGAACGCCTTTCAGGCACGCACCGAGCATCTGTTAGGCCATCCGCTGTTTGTACACCGGCTCGCCGACGTGATTGGGGACGATGAGATGGCCGTGGTGTCGCCGGACGAGGGCGGCGTGAAGCGGGCCGGGAAATTTGCCGAGGGACTGGGGGCGGTCCTCAATTGCGAGGTGCCGACGGCGTTCGTCGAGAAGACGCGGAAGGACGAAGGCGTGACGGGGGGCACGCTGGTCGGGTCGGTGGAAGGCCGCACGGCCATCGTGGTGGACGACATGGTCAGCACAGCGGGGACAATGACGCAGGCCATTCAGTCGTGCGCTGAAGAGGGGGCGGAGTCCGTGTACGCCGCGGCCACCCACGGCCTGTTCGTTGGTGAGGCAAACGAGCGGCTGGAAACGACGCCTCTGGACGCCCTTTTTGTTACCAACACGGTGGCGCCTCGGCTCACGGGCGCAGCCGCCGAGCGCCTACAAATCTGCAATGCCGCCCCCCGATTCGCCGCCGCCATCCAGGCGGTTCACACCGAGACCTCGGTAAGCGCCCTCAATGAGGTGTAA
- a CDS encoding PAS domain-containing protein produces the protein MSTQSAPSVPRPEFGSASEKKGSPHAPMLYLDRSGTIQRVNEPARRALGYGVEDTLEPCFFSHVHGRNLHRVMRDLAHMVSHRTQRTRWLLRLRTGNGRWRWYRARARNHLDCANARIHVQLRPL, from the coding sequence ATGTCCACTCAGTCTGCACCCTCCGTACCCCGCCCCGAATTTGGAAGCGCTTCCGAAAAGAAGGGGTCGCCACATGCCCCGATGCTTTACCTGGACCGCAGTGGCACAATTCAGCGGGTGAACGAGCCGGCCCGCCGCGCCCTCGGATACGGGGTCGAGGACACGCTCGAGCCCTGCTTCTTTTCCCACGTCCACGGCCGCAACCTGCACCGCGTGATGCGGGACCTGGCACACATGGTGAGTCACCGGACGCAGCGGACCCGATGGCTCCTGCGCCTCCGCACCGGAAACGGGCGCTGGCGCTGGTACCGCGCCAGGGCCCGCAACCACCTTGACTGCGCGAACGCCCGCATCCACGTGCAGCTTCGTCCCCTGTAG
- a CDS encoding deoxycytidine triphosphate deaminase codes for MDTANALAAQLDGLVHLDTQRASTGIDLTVGAVFRVTGHGQLDFGGGEFRAVPRKRIEPTLDDPEDDYGWWTLETGAYVVQYNESLRLDDGQQAVVTPLERTLRAGAHHGAFVSEDAQDPIETLLVVSRMGCRLKENCRVSRLTVLE; via the coding sequence ATGGACACCGCGAATGCACTCGCTGCCCAACTCGACGGGCTCGTTCACCTCGATACCCAGCGGGCCTCTACCGGCATTGACCTGACGGTGGGTGCGGTCTTTCGGGTCACCGGACACGGCCAGCTTGACTTCGGCGGCGGGGAGTTCCGGGCTGTGCCCCGCAAGCGGATTGAGCCGACGCTCGACGATCCGGAAGACGACTACGGGTGGTGGACGCTGGAGACGGGGGCGTACGTTGTTCAGTACAACGAGTCCCTGCGCCTGGACGACGGGCAGCAGGCAGTCGTGACGCCCCTGGAGCGCACACTTCGTGCGGGGGCGCACCATGGCGCGTTCGTGTCGGAGGACGCCCAAGATCCGATCGAGACCCTCCTCGTGGTGAGCCGAATGGGTTGCCGTCTCAAGGAAAACTGTCGGGTCTCCCGCCTTACGGTTCTTGAGTGA
- a CDS encoding Fpg/Nei family DNA glycosylase has translation MPELPDAVVYRRRLADVALDRPIADTTVIDPLILGDGLEPHRFGEVLGGRTLTDTHRHGKHVFARYGEDTGWLALHFGMTGRVQFVPDGEMPEYAYVQFHFKGGGALAFECPRKFARVRLIDAPEAFVEAKDLGPDAHHADTDTFLEPFASRRGTIKGRLLDQSVVAGLGNIYADEALYQEGIHPRTTVPELSETDLRDLYDAIQTVLDAAIAVGADPEALDPDRFMLPHRYGDGHCPKTGVPLETETVAGRTAYYSPVRQSPPG, from the coding sequence ATGCCCGAATTGCCCGACGCGGTCGTCTACCGGCGGCGCCTCGCCGACGTGGCCCTCGACCGCCCCATCGCCGACACCACGGTCATTGATCCACTGATTCTGGGCGACGGACTGGAGCCACATCGCTTCGGGGAGGTGCTCGGGGGGCGCACACTGACGGACACGCACCGCCACGGCAAGCACGTCTTCGCCCGGTACGGCGAGGACACCGGATGGCTTGCCCTTCACTTCGGCATGACCGGGCGCGTGCAGTTCGTTCCGGATGGCGAGATGCCCGAATACGCGTACGTCCAGTTTCACTTCAAGGGGGGCGGGGCGCTGGCGTTCGAGTGCCCCCGCAAGTTCGCCCGCGTGCGGCTGATCGATGCGCCCGAGGCGTTCGTCGAGGCGAAAGACCTTGGCCCCGACGCGCACCACGCCGACACCGACACGTTTCTGGAGCCGTTCGCGTCCCGCCGCGGCACCATCAAAGGACGGCTGCTGGACCAAAGCGTCGTGGCGGGCCTCGGCAACATCTACGCCGACGAGGCGCTCTACCAGGAAGGCATCCACCCGCGGACAACCGTGCCGGAGTTGTCCGAAACCGACCTGCGGGACCTGTACGATGCGATCCAGACGGTCCTCGACGCCGCCATTGCGGTCGGCGCCGATCCCGAGGCCCTGGACCCGGACCGGTTCATGCTGCCCCACCGGTACGGGGACGGGCACTGCCCGAAGACCGGCGTGCCCCTTGAAACCGAGACGGTCGCCGGCCGCACCGCCTACTACTCCCCCGTCCGCCAGTCGCCGCCCGGATAG
- a CDS encoding DUF72 domain-containing protein: MSSTHIGTSGWQHDTFAGRFYPDDLSQGDRLAFHAEAFGTVEVNNTFYQSPEADTLRAWRRQTPDGFTFAVKANQYITHFKKLKDPEEPVQNLYRNVAPLGDALGPILFQCPPNWHQNLERLRSFLDELDDDHRHVFEFRDPTWLTEETNEALAAHDAAFCIYDFGGRSTHRTVTTDFVYARLHGTGEAYHGRYTDAELDDWADAIAGWRADGRDVYVYFNNTAGEGHAPHDAQRLMARAQDRSGR; encoded by the coding sequence GTGTCCTCTACGCACATCGGCACCTCCGGCTGGCAGCACGACACCTTTGCCGGCCGCTTCTACCCCGACGACCTGTCGCAGGGCGATCGCCTTGCGTTCCACGCGGAGGCCTTCGGGACCGTCGAGGTCAACAATACCTTCTACCAGAGCCCCGAGGCGGACACGCTCCGCGCCTGGCGGCGGCAGACCCCCGACGGCTTCACGTTCGCGGTCAAGGCAAACCAGTACATCACCCACTTCAAAAAGCTGAAGGATCCCGAGGAACCGGTTCAGAATCTGTACCGGAACGTTGCGCCGCTGGGCGATGCGCTCGGCCCCATCCTGTTCCAGTGTCCGCCCAACTGGCACCAGAACCTGGAGCGGCTGCGTAGCTTTCTGGACGAGCTCGATGATGATCACCGCCACGTCTTCGAGTTTCGGGACCCCACATGGCTCACCGAGGAGACGAACGAGGCCCTCGCGGCCCACGATGCGGCGTTTTGCATCTACGACTTTGGCGGCCGGTCGACCCACCGCACGGTGACGACCGACTTCGTCTACGCCCGTCTGCACGGCACCGGCGAGGCGTACCACGGCCGCTACACGGACGCCGAGCTTGACGACTGGGCCGACGCCATTGCTGGCTGGCGGGCCGACGGCCGGGACGTGTACGTCTACTTCAACAACACGGCGGGCGAGGGCCACGCGCCCCACGATGCCCAGCGGCTCATGGCCCGGGCCCAAGACCGTTCAGGGCGATAA
- the zapE gene encoding AFG1/ZapE family ATPase yields the protein MTLPERFRDATFESYEPQTPSQAEALRVVREFVAEFRRTPSWAERLTALLGATDERLPQGLYLVGPAGTGKTHLLAAVCNALMPKVTCAFLHSSTLFRQTEPPEAFAHQLADQHEICCLDEVEIDDPANEMRLAGVMKTLAARDIPLLATSNVAPEEYLATQLGDGRVQRFLRTEVREAYRVVGVRGDDYRRTRAVERAGRGWVGPPDATRRAMRQAQADARGAARWWTFADLRRATTETAHTDLIDDLVGLDHLFIEGVAIADTDDAFRLLRVVDALYLHEDAPTLHFAAVRPPDDWFDPDRHAGLARAVAEKFDRTVSRLHALCQIRAVGQEEAERP from the coding sequence ATGACCCTCCCCGAGCGCTTCCGCGACGCGACGTTCGAGAGCTACGAGCCGCAGACGCCGAGCCAGGCCGAGGCCCTCCGCGTCGTACGCGAATTCGTGGCTGAGTTCCGCCGGACCCCGTCGTGGGCCGAGCGGCTTACGGCGCTCCTAGGCGCGACGGACGAGCGGCTGCCACAGGGGCTGTATCTGGTGGGGCCGGCGGGCACGGGCAAGACGCACCTGCTGGCCGCGGTGTGCAACGCCCTGATGCCCAAGGTGACTTGTGCCTTCCTGCACTCCAGCACGCTGTTTCGACAGACCGAGCCACCGGAGGCGTTTGCGCACCAGCTGGCCGACCAGCACGAGATCTGCTGTCTCGACGAGGTGGAGATCGACGACCCGGCAAACGAGATGCGCCTCGCGGGGGTAATGAAGACGCTAGCAGCCCGGGACATCCCGCTCCTAGCGACGAGCAATGTGGCACCGGAGGAGTACCTGGCGACTCAGCTTGGGGACGGCCGCGTCCAGCGGTTCCTGCGAACGGAGGTGCGAGAGGCGTATCGTGTGGTTGGGGTCCGGGGGGACGACTACCGGCGGACGCGAGCGGTGGAGCGGGCTGGGCGGGGCTGGGTGGGGCCCCCCGATGCCACACGACGCGCCATGCGTCAGGCACAGGCGGACGCGAGGGGGGCGGCGCGGTGGTGGACATTTGCGGACCTACGCCGGGCGACGACGGAAACGGCTCACACCGACCTCATCGACGACCTAGTGGGGCTCGATCATCTCTTCATCGAGGGCGTCGCCATCGCGGACACGGACGACGCTTTTCGCCTCCTCCGCGTTGTCGATGCACTGTACCTCCACGAGGACGCCCCCACGCTCCACTTTGCCGCCGTGCGGCCGCCGGACGATTGGTTCGACCCCGACCGGCACGCCGGCCTTGCACGGGCCGTGGCCGAAAAGTTCGACCGCACCGTCTCACGCCTCCACGCCCTGTGTCAGATT